In Lolium rigidum isolate FL_2022 chromosome 7, APGP_CSIRO_Lrig_0.1, whole genome shotgun sequence, the DNA window cggaagaaaccaccaaggaaggtggagtccacatgggactccacctccatggccggccaaccctagtgggggaggagtcccaagtggactcccccttagggggccggccacccccatatgggaggtggaactcccacctctagtgggagtcctagcttggctaggtttcccctccttatggaaggtttttggttcgggtcttattcgaagacttggataccaacacttggggNNNNNNNNNNNNNNNNNNNNNNNNNNNNNNNNNNNNNNNNNNNNNNNNNNNNNNNNNNNNNNNNNNNNNNNNNNNNNNNNNNNNNNNNNNNNNNNNNNNNccccctcccaaaccctagccgccccctctcctccatatctcccgcgtagctttagcgaagctccgccggagttctccaccgccaccgacaccacgccgtcgtgctgtcggattcaagaggagctactacttccgctgcccgctggaacggggaggtggacgtcgtcttcatcaacaaccgaacgtgtgaccgagtacggaggtgctgcccgttcgtggcgccggaacctatCGTGAtccagatcttctacgcgcttttgcaagcggcaagtgaacatctaccgcagcaacaagagcctcatcttgtaggctttggaatctcttcaagggtgagactcgataccccctcgttgctaccgtcttctagattgcatcttggcttggattgcgtgttcgcggtaggaattttttttgttttctatgcaacgttatcctacaaggattgcctagaaccaaatatggtcatgattcaatttttgtagtggttgatcgattctctaaaatggctcatttcataccatgctctcgaacggatgatgcttcacatattgcctccttgttttttagggaaattgtgagactccacggtgtaccaagaagcattgtgtcggatcgagatgtcaaattcatgagttacctttggaagacactaatggccaagttcaacgtcaagcttttgttctcgtcatcctcgcacccacaaaccgatgggcaaaccgaagtggtgaaccgaagcctATCCACACTACTTCgagtccttgtcaagaagaatttgaaggcatgggaagattgcatcccgcatgcggagtttgcctacaaccgGGCCAAGCATTCTACAACAATGAGAAGtccattcatggtcgtctacgggtttgaaccacctacggcgattgacctccttcctctcccgctacatgagcaagtaaacatgaacatcgacaagcgagcacaatacatgaagaagctacatgaagatacaagggaAACAATCGAGCAACAATTTCTTCGTCAaagccactagactcaacatgacgaaaaaggcacggatcttcaatgaaggagacctagtATGGATACACCTccgcaaggaccgcttccctcaagAAAGAAGCTCCAAGCTCAAGCCCTGAGGCGATGGtcctttcaaggtcctcaagcgcatcaacgacaacgcctacatcatcgacataccaacatccaagtacttggtgagcaacacattcaatgtgtccgacctctcaccctatcatggcgatgaggagatcatagagtcgaggacgactctttcccaagggggggagatgatacggggtggcttttggacaccgcctcctcaagaccgacaagccctcctcgtggtccaatgacacgagctcgagccaaagctctacaccaagaggtgaattcgctcctttctaCGTATGCCTTTGACACCCCTTTGGATGgcgtgctacttcatgcaaataccctatgttcaatcaggtataTCGACCatgacgcaagccatggagaccaagccaatgaagagagagatggaaatgatgaagatggagctacagcgcccaggccggaacttccgccccccaggaccggaacttccggccagattccTTCCAGATGCCTTCTCGCGCCCAGAGAAaaggatccagccggaacttccgcccctagggaccggaacttccgccccaccggaacttccgcccaagttccgcccaagttccgaaattgCGCCAAAACAACACTGGATAGTGCCGCAAGGAAATTGGCCAtttccggaactaggccggaacttggtcggaacttccggccctcaggatcggaacttccgcccagatgccaCAAAGATGCTGCCTGAAGGGAATCCAGccagaacttccgcccaggacgaccggaacttccgcccctgaggccggaacttccgcccgtacGCGTTCCAGCACCAAAACTGGCCAACtcagcttgtaacttaccccttcgccccaccaactataaatagccttgttggctcagatctgagattcagaCTTGATGTAAGAGAAAACATGAGCTATGCTCCTTCCCGCGGGAAACCCTTCTAGATCTACCAATCTACGAAGTTATCTACTCTTCTAGGCGGTTgatctcttccattctaggaattctagtgttttggatcttttgcttttgcaattctatctatttgcactcttttcctctttggaactctatcaattgctattgccaatcttttgtgagggattctactccttgtgagtctttttcttgcaattccattgggttggtgtatcgggccaacgaagaacaaccggttgtgtATGTGTGTTGCGATTGTATCTTCGATCCACCCCGCCATCCACccacgttcttcgtgttcatctacctcccccacgaatcccatccaaatccgtgaagatcgggcacacccttgggCCTAGCCCTCATCACTTATTCTATGGAGGTAGTATACACTACCATAGAAAACAAAACATTGATGTCATCTAtgatttaaaaaatatatttgtgCTACTCcatccaatccataataagtaaTAAATAAGAATCATATTTGTAGATTAAATACAAAATAAGAACTTAGCAAATGGATCAATTCATAGCAATTGGGACAACAAATGTAGTTATAGTATACGTAGAAAATAATCAAAGTGTTTAATAGCGTGGTAGCATCGCTATAGCGTAATCACAACACTTTCTCTGAAGATGTGCTCTTTTAGTGCTAAATATAATTTTCCGCTAATAGCTCGCTAAATCGTGGTAACACTCTAAATAGTAAATATGACTAAAAATAGCACTATTTTCCCGCTAAGTTCAAATATTTTCATATTTGGATTTAAAAGTTATACATGGGTATGTAATATGCATTTATGCACTATTTTTATTACTACAATCATCATTATTGTTCAGTACAAGTTCGTATCATTCAATTTATTTTCCTATTTATAGATGATATGAATATTGAATGCCTAATTTTTCTAAAAGATTTTTCTTGTTTTGTAGAAAACGCtaaatggatttgcttcgctataACTTCGTTGTAGTTTTTCTTAGCGCTTGGAAATATTCAACGCTAAGATACATAGCCTGCTGTTTTAAACTttgaaaataatatgtattaATGTGTTTGAAATTATGTGTCACGCACTGCACACAACAAATGTAAGAACAAAAAAGATAAGAGAGAAAACGTCCCTCCAACCCAGCTCAAGACAACTATATACAGTATTTTATAGGAAAGCAGACAACAAATTCTGCACAACATTATTATTTGACAATTTTACAAACTAAATACGAAAATTCCCTCCAGCCCTAAATATTTGCCACATACTCAATGAATTTAGATAGACTTTATCTTATACAGTATTTTGCCAAATCTGGGAACTGAGTAGTGAGTAGTACGAGTAGAATTCAGAAATCCAAATCCGGACCGGGACGGCGCGACAGAACGCCCACAAACATAGTACCACGGTTCCGTCGAAGCCCTCTGTTTGAGTTCTTCACCTAAAACGCCAAGAAACCCTAGTCCCCATCTCAATTCTCAACCCCCAGCCATAGCCATGGATTCCACCGCCGACCCCAAGGGCAAGCGCCCTCTCTACCAGGAGGACGGCCTGGCTTACGCTAGGGCCGCCGCAGCTGCTGCGTCCGCGACCGCGGCGGATGAGGCGGAGGCGAAGCCGAAGCCAAAGCCCtcgtcttcctcggaggaggcgaAGCCGGAACCGGAGGCGGAGGAGATGCCTCCCCTGGTGCTGGTGGCTGAGGACGGCGTGGAGGTGAGAATTTCCCGCCCCGCGGCGCGGATGTCGCACATGCTCCGCCTCCTGATGGAGGACAGCTGCGCCGACGGCCCCATCCCCGCCCCCAATGTCCACTCCGACATCCTCGACCTCGTCGTCCAGTACTGCGAGAAGCACGGCCCCTACTACGACCCCGAGGCCTCCGAGCGCGCCCGCAACCCCTTCCCGCCCTTCCCCGTCGAGCTCACCCCTACCGTCTCCTCCATCAAGCCCGTCACCTACGTCGACCCCGACCCGCACGGCCTCAAGGACTGGGACAAGGACTTCATCTCACTCGACAACTCCACCCTCTTCGAGGTCATCCTGGTAAAGCGAATCCTCAACCTTCTTG includes these proteins:
- the LOC124679007 gene encoding SKP1-like protein 1, translating into MDSTADPKGKRPLYQEDGLAYARAAAAAASATAADEAEAKPKPKPSSSSEEAKPEPEAEEMPPLVLVAEDGVEVRISRPAARMSHMLRLLMEDSCADGPIPAPNVHSDILDLVVQYCEKHGPYYDPEASERARNPFPPFPVELTPTVSSIKPVTYVDPDPHGLKDWDKDFISLDNSTLFEVILVKRILNLLDLSSTPQDLLDLGTTMVADMMRGKKPEEIREIFEIENDYTPEQEAELRKENAWAFED